Proteins found in one Corynebacterium zhongnanshanii genomic segment:
- a CDS encoding mechanosensitive ion channel family protein: protein MDFKFFLFKIWGLLIDHGIPLAALLVLAILIPRAGRLLNRILSRKLDEGEESTKASLALMGALVYVLQAVAYFAIIMLALTNVGVPPMGAAIPATVVSAAVGFGAQSVIGDFLSGFFIISERQFGVGDFVSFDGTSDSVSGTVVALTLRATKIRTSTGEVVTIPNGSAGVITNFSQEWSRAVVDMQIPLRPGETMKDLNEALKTATMKALEDTSIRRDVTGELDIWPAMSINPPATAGQPWTVTTRINVEVNPARQWAVERVIRAALLNTFWDRYEHTPDVTGLTLAESSHALPVDAADAATDTASAEDSTPSSSPSADAEASTTEAHSDTTEGLEEVARATSDDGPGRPAFSDEWDRDTSQQSPARPSAEDVVQDTLSVGGRMRASTTVLLITLLILGTLALFSANPEGADAGLLNPDRWRTSTAASSEEITPSATETAPAEATAENTAGSTSTQDPNAQTGTVERGTPTESNGRPNSGSDNSEREPTSNNSGGAGSTGQSQSGNNSNGTGGQDSSAGQTGNGDSQSEPIATNP, encoded by the coding sequence ATGGATTTCAAGTTCTTCCTGTTCAAAATATGGGGTCTCTTGATCGACCACGGCATCCCCTTAGCCGCACTGTTGGTCTTAGCCATCCTCATCCCGCGCGCCGGCAGGCTGTTGAACCGCATCCTGTCCCGCAAACTCGATGAGGGTGAAGAATCCACCAAGGCCTCCCTGGCGTTGATGGGTGCCCTGGTGTACGTCCTGCAGGCTGTGGCATACTTCGCCATCATCATGTTGGCCTTGACCAACGTGGGCGTGCCTCCCATGGGCGCGGCCATCCCCGCCACCGTGGTCTCCGCGGCCGTCGGTTTCGGTGCCCAGTCCGTCATCGGCGACTTCCTTTCCGGATTCTTCATCATCTCAGAGCGCCAGTTCGGCGTGGGTGACTTCGTCTCCTTCGACGGAACCTCGGACTCTGTCTCGGGCACCGTGGTGGCCCTGACGCTGCGCGCCACCAAAATCCGCACCTCCACCGGCGAGGTCGTCACCATTCCCAACGGCTCCGCCGGCGTGATCACCAACTTCTCGCAGGAGTGGTCCCGCGCGGTGGTGGACATGCAGATCCCCCTGCGCCCCGGTGAGACGATGAAGGACCTCAACGAAGCCCTGAAAACCGCCACGATGAAGGCCCTGGAGGATACCTCCATCCGCCGCGATGTCACCGGCGAACTCGATATCTGGCCCGCCATGTCCATCAACCCTCCGGCCACCGCGGGCCAGCCGTGGACCGTGACCACCCGCATCAACGTGGAGGTCAATCCTGCCCGGCAGTGGGCCGTTGAGCGCGTCATCCGTGCCGCGTTACTGAACACCTTCTGGGACCGTTACGAGCACACGCCCGACGTCACCGGGCTCACCCTCGCCGAGTCCTCCCACGCGCTGCCCGTCGATGCCGCCGATGCTGCTACCGATACTGCCTCCGCTGAGGACTCCACGCCGTCCTCCTCCCCTTCTGCCGACGCCGAGGCCTCCACCACCGAGGCACACTCGGACACCACGGAGGGACTTGAGGAGGTGGCTCGCGCCACGTCTGACGATGGCCCAGGAAGGCCTGCGTTCTCGGACGAGTGGGACAGGGACACCAGCCAGCAGTCCCCTGCACGTCCGAGCGCGGAGGATGTTGTCCAGGACACCTTGAGTGTGGGTGGCCGCATGCGCGCCTCGACCACGGTCTTGCTGATTACTCTGTTAATTCTGGGAACGTTGGCGCTGTTTTCCGCCAATCCAGAAGGTGCGGATGCCGGACTGCTCAATCCTGATCGGTGGAGGACCAGTACCGCGGCGTCCAGTGAGGAGATAACCCCCAGCGCCACGGAGACCGCACCGGCGGAGGCCACTGCGGAGAACACCGCGGGTTCCACCTCCACACAGGATCCGAACGCGCAGACCGGCACGGTGGAGCGCGGCACGCCGACGGAGAGCAACGGGCGCCCGAACTCCGGCTCCGATAATTCTGAGCGGGAACCCACCTCCAATAATTCCGGGGGCGCTGGTTCTACGGGACAGTCCCAGTCAGGCAATAACTCCAATGGCACTGGTGGACAGGACTCGTCTGCTGGCCAGACTGGCAACGGCGAT